Proteins encoded by one window of Pantanalinema sp.:
- a CDS encoding YceI family protein has protein sequence MALTPGAGLAAEPLRYSFGPESTVSYRVTHPLHGATGVSHRLKGTVTLAPGPSPELVLPVRLAVPLASFDSGNRNRDRNMLSVMSASRYPEAVLTLEAVTWNARQNTGDQSSAEGTGQGVLSLKGVLRPITVSLSGNLRADRLLVSSRFSILLSDYGIERPSLLFRPIDDRVDLEITGLAQR, from the coding sequence TTGGCGCTCACGCCCGGCGCGGGGCTGGCCGCCGAGCCGCTGCGTTACTCCTTCGGCCCCGAGAGCACCGTGAGCTACCGCGTCACCCATCCGCTCCACGGCGCAACCGGGGTCTCGCATCGGCTGAAGGGCACGGTGACGCTCGCGCCAGGGCCCAGCCCCGAGCTGGTGCTGCCCGTGCGGCTGGCGGTTCCCCTCGCGTCGTTCGACAGCGGCAACCGCAATCGCGATCGCAACATGCTCTCGGTCATGTCGGCCTCGCGATACCCCGAGGCGGTCCTCACCCTCGAGGCCGTCACGTGGAATGCCCGGCAGAACACGGGCGATCAGAGCAGCGCCGAGGGCACGGGGCAAGGGGTTCTCTCCCTCAAGGGGGTCTTGCGGCCGATCACGGTCTCGCTGAGCGGCAACCTGCGAGCCGACAGGCTCCTGGTGAGCAGCCGGTTCTCGATCCTGCTCTCCGACTACGGGATCGAGCGCCCGAGCCTCTTGTTCCGGCCCATCGACGACCGGGTGGACCTCGAGATCACAGGGCTCGCCCAGCGCTGA